One stretch of Tepidibacter hydrothermalis DNA includes these proteins:
- a CDS encoding MarR family winged helix-turn-helix transcriptional regulator, which translates to MVNRLKYKIHIDITSISKYNLGMRVDNTISRISKIKYVSNNLIVKELEKRGHSGLAPSHGDILSALIFHGEMTKTEISNKINKERSTVTTLIKKLEKEGYLSSRINEEDSRSAIVYLTTKGKIMKKDFIEISEMLYEIQYSGMSEEQIESFKKGLELVYKNFVSI; encoded by the coding sequence ATGGTAAATAGATTGAAATATAAAATTCACATTGACATTACTTCGATATCGAAGTATAATTTGGGTATGAGAGTAGATAATACAATTTCAAGAATATCAAAAATTAAATATGTATCAAATAATCTAATTGTCAAAGAGCTTGAAAAAAGAGGACATTCAGGATTAGCTCCTTCACATGGAGATATTTTGTCTGCTTTAATTTTTCATGGTGAGATGACGAAAACAGAAATCTCAAATAAGATTAATAAAGAGAGGTCAACAGTAACAACTTTAATAAAAAAACTAGAGAAAGAGGGTTACTTAAGTTCAAGGATTAATGAAGAAGATAGTAGATCGGCAATAGTATATTTGACAACTAAAGGAAAAATAATGAAGAAAGATTTTATTGAGATATCTGAAATGTTATATGAAATTCAATACTCAGGTATGTCTGAAGAACAGATTGAATCTTTCAAAAAAGGTTTAGAATTAGTTTATAAAAATTTCGTGAGTATATAA
- a CDS encoding DUF3955 domain-containing protein encodes MKKNILILIPFILGLGCFISYNIIGSEVAPDGTLIEPFFLIPMSYLFMLIGIIASIVSLFCKYKNSHKSKEI; translated from the coding sequence ATGAAAAAAAATATTTTAATTTTAATACCATTTATTCTAGGGTTAGGTTGTTTTATCTCCTATAACATCATCGGGTCTGAAGTTGCTCCAGATGGCACTCTTATTGAACCATTTTTTTTAATCCCAATGAGTTATTTATTCATGCTTATTGGTATTATCGCAAGTATAGTTTCATTATTTTGCAAATATAAAAACTCTCATAAATCTAAGGAAATTTAA